A region of Halococcus sediminicola DNA encodes the following proteins:
- a CDS encoding DUF7563 family protein encodes MSECGNCGGFVTEQYVRVFAPTGMGKVRVCPNCEDKLRDGAKVREAQASRQTSTNA; translated from the coding sequence ATGTCCGAATGTGGGAACTGTGGGGGGTTCGTCACAGAACAGTACGTTCGAGTATTCGCGCCGACAGGGATGGGGAAAGTGCGCGTCTGCCCGAACTGTGAGGACAAACTTCGTGACGGGGCGAAGGTTCGCGAGGCTCAAGCATCCCGCCAGACCAGTACCAATGCCTGA
- a CDS encoding helix-turn-helix domain-containing protein — protein sequence MPESIQPVSTPTPQAPSASTNASTARFVLPAKGFALADLFERVPDACVKCEATVANPDDHALLVVQTDEDEREVDAALRSESDIATVEYFGGCVDSWRYRVTWTGHPRQLIQQLVAADVSIVTVQGRGGEWRLHLLAPDREGIARAHDVMENFDCGADCRSISTVNSERSDCLELTTEQREALVVAFNQGYYNVPRDATANDIADELGISHQALSERFRRAYHQLVKTEFALDEEKHP from the coding sequence ATGCCTGAATCCATTCAGCCGGTGAGCACGCCGACGCCACAGGCTCCTTCAGCGAGCACCAACGCAAGCACTGCGCGGTTCGTACTTCCAGCCAAGGGCTTCGCGCTTGCGGACCTGTTTGAGCGTGTTCCCGACGCTTGCGTGAAATGTGAAGCTACGGTCGCCAACCCCGATGATCACGCACTGTTAGTGGTGCAAACCGATGAGGACGAGCGTGAGGTCGACGCCGCGCTGCGGTCGGAGTCGGACATCGCGACGGTTGAGTATTTCGGCGGTTGTGTCGATAGCTGGCGGTATCGGGTAACGTGGACGGGACACCCGCGCCAGCTCATCCAGCAGCTCGTTGCCGCGGATGTTTCGATTGTGACTGTGCAGGGACGGGGTGGTGAGTGGAGACTCCACCTGCTGGCTCCCGACCGGGAGGGGATTGCCAGAGCACACGATGTTATGGAAAATTTCGACTGTGGGGCTGATTGCCGGAGCATCTCAACAGTCAATAGTGAGCGGTCGGACTGCTTGGAACTGACCACCGAGCAGCGTGAGGCACTTGTGGTAGCATTCAATCAGGGCTACTATAACGTCCCGCGAGATGCTACAGCAAACGATATCGCGGACGAGCTTGGCATTTCTCATCAAGCACTCTCCGAACGCTTCCGGCGTGCGTACCATCAACTAGTCAAAACCGAGTTCGCCCTCGACGAGGAAAAACACCCGTAA
- a CDS encoding DUF7129 domain-containing putative zinc-binding protein, producing the protein MGRRGLYECLKCEYRAYSTRDEARIDSCRQCGGGMENISVPAKSWLSGE; encoded by the coding sequence ATGGGTAGAAGAGGTCTCTATGAGTGTCTGAAGTGCGAGTACCGGGCTTATAGCACTAGAGACGAGGCTCGTATCGACAGTTGCCGGCAGTGCGGAGGCGGCATGGAAAATATAAGTGTCCCAGCAAAAAGCTGGCTATCGGGTGAGTAG
- a CDS encoding sulfite exporter TauE/SafE family protein, which produces MANGVVGLALGASALGLVHGLAPGHGWAIAASYALDKPNKWFYGAASSLILGVGHLISSIAMVLVYFFALSYFDLTQISWMHYIAGTMLIALGIWQYFNGHEHSAEEHDHDPDEDIQYQDDHNHGRSHDHSHAHTTDESTGKFARLRQALPFVGDPDHSHSHSPPEETDRGLYGMAALAFALGFAHNEEFDIIAICTGSTYCLELMLLYATSVIISLVGITLVLVAGYERYEDRLERYTEYLPTITAVILVGMGIGFIAGMF; this is translated from the coding sequence ATGGCAAACGGGGTAGTAGGGCTTGCACTCGGCGCAAGCGCTCTCGGTCTCGTTCACGGACTTGCACCGGGTCACGGCTGGGCAATCGCCGCGAGTTACGCACTCGACAAGCCGAACAAGTGGTTTTACGGTGCCGCATCGAGTCTCATCCTCGGTGTCGGTCACCTGATCAGCAGCATCGCGATGGTGCTTGTCTACTTCTTTGCGCTCTCGTATTTCGATCTGACGCAGATCAGCTGGATGCACTACATAGCAGGCACGATGCTGATCGCGCTCGGAATCTGGCAGTATTTCAACGGCCACGAACACAGCGCCGAGGAACACGACCACGATCCCGACGAGGATATTCAGTACCAAGACGACCACAATCACGGCCGTTCTCACGACCACAGCCATGCACACACCACCGACGAAAGCACAGGCAAGTTCGCTCGGCTCCGTCAGGCGCTTCCGTTCGTAGGTGATCCCGACCATTCACACTCGCACAGCCCTCCCGAGGAGACGGATCGAGGGCTGTACGGAATGGCTGCGCTTGCATTCGCACTCGGATTTGCTCACAACGAGGAATTCGACATCATCGCGATTTGTACGGGGTCGACGTACTGCCTCGAACTCATGCTCCTCTACGCGACCTCCGTCATCATCTCACTCGTCGGGATCACGCTCGTACTCGTGGCCGGTTACGAGCGCTATGAAGACCGACTCGAACGCTATACCGAATATCTGCCGACGATCACGGCAGTGATCCTCGTCGGCATGGGGATTGGGTTCATCGCAGGCATGTTCTAA
- a CDS encoding helix-turn-helix domain-containing protein, which produces MDDELFVAFEAPTENQQAVLRYFDEAPLTYDVLHTGEQSVLLQYEMPVIPPPIHAVLASGNLVQFPLTLRDGWITFDLTTSHERLSRLKAEFEDAGFTYEVVSVTQSTQPTDLLTDRQRRFMIEALQRGYYDSPRECSLTDLAAGLDVGKSTVSRVLHNAEEKIIKKFFAEPIE; this is translated from the coding sequence ATGGATGATGAACTCTTCGTCGCGTTTGAGGCACCAACGGAGAATCAGCAGGCCGTCCTTCGCTATTTCGATGAAGCTCCGCTCACCTATGACGTGCTCCACACCGGCGAACAGTCCGTTCTGCTCCAGTATGAGATGCCGGTCATTCCACCACCAATTCACGCAGTCTTGGCCTCCGGAAACCTCGTGCAATTTCCGCTCACCCTCCGAGATGGATGGATAACGTTTGACCTGACGACCTCACACGAGCGGCTATCGAGGCTCAAAGCCGAGTTCGAGGACGCTGGCTTCACGTATGAGGTCGTCTCAGTCACACAATCGACCCAGCCGACCGATCTATTGACCGACCGCCAACGCCGATTCATGATCGAAGCCCTCCAGCGCGGCTACTACGACAGCCCACGCGAGTGTTCGCTCACCGATCTTGCGGCCGGACTTGATGTTGGCAAATCGACGGTGAGTAGGGTGCTCCACAACGCCGAAGAGAAGATCATCAAGAAGTTCTTCGCAGAGCCAATCGAGTAG
- a CDS encoding carboxymuconolactone decarboxylase family protein: MGARLEPIEKPGGLKMRVVYWMMRRKFGKVMTPLKVVTARIPGSLGLNRKFQKFHANGIQLEPELKLMVGTLTSEINGCGFCVDLAQSEAVRENLGIEKMNALVEYQTSPLFSGRERAALAYAEEVTRHKNVSDATFEELRKHFTDREIVEITWVNAFQNYTNLVNIPLEIESDGLCAIAQSETGMDHDERTPVQNVQE; encoded by the coding sequence ATGGGTGCGAGACTAGAGCCGATAGAGAAGCCCGGTGGACTCAAAATGCGGGTAGTCTACTGGATGATGCGACGGAAGTTCGGCAAGGTAATGACCCCGTTGAAGGTCGTGACCGCGCGCATTCCGGGGTCTCTAGGACTTAACCGCAAGTTCCAGAAGTTCCATGCGAATGGGATTCAGCTTGAACCTGAACTCAAGCTCATGGTGGGGACGCTCACCTCGGAGATCAACGGATGCGGCTTTTGTGTGGATCTTGCGCAGTCGGAGGCAGTCCGCGAGAACCTCGGGATAGAGAAGATGAACGCGCTCGTAGAGTATCAGACGAGCCCGCTCTTTTCTGGTCGGGAGCGCGCGGCGCTAGCGTATGCGGAGGAAGTCACGCGCCACAAGAACGTCTCCGACGCCACGTTCGAAGAGCTCCGCAAGCATTTCACCGATCGGGAGATCGTCGAAATTACGTGGGTGAATGCATTCCAAAACTACACGAACCTCGTTAATATTCCGCTCGAAATCGAATCCGATGGTTTGTGCGCGATCGCTCAGTCGGAGACAGGGATGGACCATGATGAACGAACGCCCGTGCAAAACGTACAGGAATAA
- a CDS encoding DoxX family protein — MALTMSSAYIGASILTIVAVGISAAGFFRPPEAILESMAKVDVEESWLPMLGILKATGALGLLIGIGVPIPSVGTAAAVGLVVYFVGAAIVHLRAGDYSVSGQHVYLLLAVATLILDVVS; from the coding sequence ATGGCACTCACCATGTCCTCCGCCTACATCGGTGCCAGTATTCTGACTATCGTCGCTGTCGGTATCTCGGCGGCAGGCTTCTTTCGCCCACCTGAGGCCATCCTCGAATCCATGGCCAAGGTAGACGTGGAGGAATCGTGGCTGCCCATGCTGGGCATCCTGAAAGCGACGGGCGCACTCGGTCTACTGATCGGCATCGGCGTACCAATACCATCGGTTGGGACGGCCGCCGCAGTCGGCCTCGTTGTGTACTTTGTCGGTGCCGCCATCGTCCACTTGCGCGCTGGCGATTACTCAGTCAGTGGGCAGCACGTGTACCTTCTGCTGGCCGTGGCCACACTGATATTGGACGTGGTCTCGTGA
- a CDS encoding SDR family NAD(P)-dependent oxidoreductase yields MTTSNDEKVIVLTGANKGIGYHMLTALTEEDLRIAALDITGDNVRDVRDDYPSQVRYYKCDVADTDDVDTTVSKIIDQWGRIDILVNNAGVARVASFQERSPADTRREFEVNFFGYQRLIRAVLPHMLEQGTGIIHNMGSGTADTGHPGLSGYSATKGAIKAFVRSLQLELRHTDVSCTLMIPPSTNTQMTADIEYPEWMTVEAEEIGRKLVTKIHSTQPVITPDRTTRIGLSLTRRFPSLWRRMTAGVIRNSE; encoded by the coding sequence ATGACTACGTCGAACGACGAGAAGGTCATCGTCCTTACTGGCGCGAACAAGGGAATCGGTTACCACATGTTGACAGCCTTGACCGAAGAAGATCTTCGGATTGCCGCACTCGATATTACTGGCGACAACGTTCGTGACGTTCGAGACGATTATCCCAGCCAAGTTCGATACTACAAGTGCGATGTCGCTGACACCGATGACGTGGACACGACGGTGAGCAAAATCATCGACCAGTGGGGTCGAATCGATATCCTCGTCAACAATGCAGGGGTCGCCCGAGTCGCTTCATTTCAGGAGCGCTCACCGGCTGACACGCGTCGTGAGTTCGAGGTCAACTTCTTCGGCTATCAGCGACTGATTCGGGCGGTCCTCCCGCACATGCTGGAGCAGGGGACCGGTATTATCCACAACATGGGTTCTGGAACAGCGGACACCGGGCACCCTGGTCTGTCCGGGTATTCCGCGACCAAAGGTGCAATCAAGGCATTCGTCCGCTCACTTCAGCTCGAACTCCGACATACCGATGTCTCCTGCACGTTGATGATTCCGCCATCCACAAACACGCAGATGACCGCCGATATCGAGTACCCAGAATGGATGACGGTCGAAGCCGAAGAGATCGGCCGCAAACTGGTCACCAAGATCCATTCGACCCAGCCGGTGATCACGCCCGATAGGACAACGAGAATCGGTCTATCGCTTACCCGACGGTTTCCGTCCCTCTGGCGAAGAATGACGGCAGGGGTCATCAGAAACTCAGAATAA
- a CDS encoding AbrB/MazE/SpoVT family DNA-binding domain-containing protein, which yields MGKSTRVTEKGQTTIPKNLREKYDLEPGDEVVWADTDEGIVVKKRTRTSGRGMLVPNDTSEGKREEIAEELEHRVRKRRDHNYEEA from the coding sequence ATGGGCAAATCTACACGTGTCACGGAGAAGGGACAGACAACGATCCCAAAGAACCTTCGCGAAAAATACGACTTAGAGCCCGGTGACGAGGTCGTCTGGGCGGATACAGATGAGGGTATCGTCGTAAAAAAGCGTACTCGCACCAGTGGGCGTGGGATGCTCGTGCCCAACGATACCTCCGAGGGGAAGCGTGAGGAAATTGCCGAGGAGTTGGAGCACCGCGTCCGCAAGCGCCGAGATCACAACTACGAGGAAGCCTGA
- a CDS encoding DUF2243 domain-containing protein, translating to MKRESNTVSQQQSIGGVTRRALLAAGILGFGFSGLIDVLVLHLVFQWHHLLSGIYPMYTLEGLQTNIVADGVFSIAMLVIMCIGGGLLWQSERRHTHQLAVRPLAGAGIIGLGGFDLYDAIVDHAILGIHQPFSGAGRPLGIGGQYNIHWTVVSLLFIGAGYYIYRTASRPQKEKPGEA from the coding sequence ATGAAACGCGAAAGCAACACCGTAAGTCAACAGCAATCAATTGGAGGGGTGACGCGGCGAGCACTCCTTGCAGCGGGTATACTTGGATTCGGTTTCAGTGGGTTGATCGATGTGCTTGTGCTTCATCTCGTTTTCCAATGGCATCATCTACTTTCCGGGATCTATCCAATGTATACACTGGAGGGACTACAGACGAACATCGTGGCCGATGGAGTGTTCTCTATTGCTATGCTGGTTATTATGTGTATTGGTGGTGGGCTTCTCTGGCAGTCCGAGCGCCGTCACACACATCAGTTGGCTGTACGTCCTTTAGCTGGCGCGGGAATCATCGGATTAGGGGGTTTTGATTTGTATGATGCAATCGTTGACCATGCCATTCTGGGTATTCATCAGCCTTTCTCAGGTGCAGGACGACCATTGGGAATCGGAGGACAGTATAACATACACTGGACAGTGGTCAGCCTTCTGTTCATCGGTGCTGGTTATTATATATACAGGACCGCATCGAGACCTCAGAAAGAAAAACCGGGTGAGGCCTGA
- a CDS encoding iron transporter: MKRRTFLHAGLGTLTAGAAISAGYIGASGTPVACEPPLPENRPDTVYYPSHIQGMKSIGVSRPGKKGETTTRPKYKCALLYSSPHRFWTVTGNEREKVSVKKTDSIHLMVAVWYVRTGTPLSDTNPTVHISRDGEAKETVTLWPMLSQNMGFHAGDNIPLSGEGQYSITVDVTPPQKNATAPHKPNFGNKRRFDFEFVYRTRKLSEIASTGPKSKSIQPGAANPTKMNHVPITYAPKWQNLPGKVVHDFTTGDAAFVVSLLENKQGKGESTYLAVSARTPYNRYVLPGMSLTAQGIRDGNVLFNESLSTTVSPNLSYHYGRNIKEIKSEDTIEITIDAPPQIARHEGYETAFFNMQPERFVV; encoded by the coding sequence ATGAAACGACGTACATTTCTGCACGCTGGATTAGGAACCCTCACAGCAGGAGCGGCCATTTCTGCTGGTTACATTGGTGCCTCAGGTACACCAGTCGCCTGTGAACCGCCTCTGCCGGAAAACCGTCCTGATACAGTGTATTACCCTTCACATATACAGGGGATGAAGTCAATTGGCGTAAGCCGCCCAGGAAAAAAAGGTGAAACAACTACTCGACCCAAATACAAATGCGCTCTTCTGTACAGTTCTCCTCATCGTTTTTGGACCGTAACAGGAAACGAGCGGGAAAAAGTGAGCGTTAAAAAGACCGACTCAATTCATCTGATGGTTGCTGTCTGGTATGTGCGAACAGGAACCCCTCTCTCAGACACTAACCCTACTGTACATATTAGCAGAGATGGCGAAGCCAAAGAGACGGTCACTCTCTGGCCAATGCTTTCGCAAAATATGGGTTTTCATGCAGGCGATAACATTCCACTTTCTGGGGAGGGCCAATACTCGATTACTGTAGATGTTACACCGCCACAAAAGAATGCAACCGCACCCCACAAACCCAATTTTGGTAACAAACGGCGTTTCGATTTCGAATTTGTATACAGAACACGAAAATTAAGCGAGATCGCCTCCACAGGCCCGAAATCAAAATCAATCCAACCAGGAGCAGCCAACCCAACGAAAATGAATCACGTGCCGATCACATATGCCCCGAAATGGCAGAACTTACCTGGTAAAGTTGTACATGACTTTACTACGGGAGATGCGGCATTCGTCGTTTCGCTTTTAGAAAACAAACAGGGCAAAGGTGAGAGTACATATCTCGCAGTATCGGCTCGAACACCCTACAATCGGTATGTACTACCTGGCATGTCCCTCACCGCTCAAGGCATACGGGACGGCAACGTATTATTCAACGAATCACTTTCGACGACGGTATCCCCAAATCTCAGTTACCACTACGGGAGGAATATAAAAGAAATTAAATCTGAGGACACGATAGAAATCACGATCGATGCTCCTCCCCAAATTGCTCGTCACGAAGGTTATGAAACAGCCTTCTTCAATATGCAGCCAGAGAGATTTGTTGTTTAA
- a CDS encoding transposase, with amino-acid sequence MTRSYGYGCCLVTAAHNIPVAATFTPAKKVDQETGMRVTSDALAVKKPIWMLGDAEFDMLDWHDRLLEQGSCRLSRTTNATDPPDIEYRVEDTIAVTEERLEEAYRKRSRIETAIGVCKDLGLGPVGSRGRVRVESHVFLALCLRLAVALTNHERDNDIASPTITL; translated from the coding sequence ATGACACGCTCCTACGGATACGGCTGCTGTCTAGTGACCGCCGCCCATAACATTCCAGTCGCAGCCACGTTCACACCCGCGAAGAAGGTCGATCAGGAGACGGGCATGCGCGTCACCAGTGACGCGCTCGCCGTCAAGAAACCGATCTGGATGCTGGGTGATGCGGAATTCGATATGCTCGACTGGCACGACCGCCTGCTGGAGCAGGGGTCGTGCCGGTTGTCCCGTACAACCAACGCTACTGATCCGCCCGATATCGAATACCGTGTTGAGGATACGATTGCAGTTACAGAGGAGCGATTAGAGGAGGCCTACCGGAAGCGGTCGCGGATCGAGACAGCGATTGGTGTCTGCAAGGACCTCGGCCTCGGACCCGTGGGGTCCCGAGGCCGAGTCAGAGTCGAATCTCACGTCTTCTTGGCGTTGTGTCTTCGGCTCGCTGTTGCACTCACGAATCACGAACGAGACAACGATATCGCCAGTCCAACCATCACCCTATGA
- a CDS encoding transposase has product MARHAREHGCAHGVRGCAGPTAIGSRGYPCPDCVRAIDIEYRVEDRIEKHSEDVQLKRSILDETYNRWTQVERTNDAVKNCGLGPVRARGRVHARAQVFLALCLRVVVIITNDERGDNPGREILTA; this is encoded by the coding sequence GTGGCCCGGCATGCCCGTGAGCACGGGTGCGCTCACGGCGTTCGCGGGTGCGCCGGCCCGACGGCCATCGGGTCGCGTGGCTATCCGTGCCCCGACTGCGTCCGGGCGATCGATATCGAGTACAGGGTCGAAGACCGTATCGAAAAGCACAGCGAGGACGTTCAACTCAAGCGCTCGATCTTAGACGAGACGTACAACCGCTGGACACAGGTTGAACGAACGAATGATGCGGTCAAGAACTGCGGCCTCGGGCCTGTTCGTGCTCGAGGCCGCGTCCATGCACGGGCGCAGGTATTCCTCGCGTTGTGTCTCCGAGTGGTCGTCATAATCACCAACGACGAACGAGGAGACAACCCGGGCCGCGAAATTCTCACGGCATGA
- a CDS encoding helix-turn-helix domain-containing protein has protein sequence MTRPERKRNQQGRYVETVTPERVLAVLADADDPFMATGDVADALDCSPEAARLKLTELADRGDVERRNVRGAVVVWWPASSEPDDGQDQEVTA, from the coding sequence ATGACTCGACCGGAGAGGAAGCGCAACCAGCAGGGGCGGTACGTCGAGACGGTGACGCCCGAGCGCGTGCTCGCCGTGCTCGCCGACGCCGACGACCCGTTCATGGCGACCGGGGACGTCGCCGACGCGCTCGATTGTAGCCCCGAGGCGGCGCGCCTGAAACTCACTGAGTTAGCCGACCGTGGCGATGTTGAGCGCCGTAATGTCCGCGGCGCAGTCGTTGTCTGGTGGCCCGCCAGTAGCGAGCCAGACGATGGACAGGACCAAGAGGTGACAGCATGA
- a CDS encoding type II toxin-antitoxin system HicB family antitoxin codes for MSAETDRRPNGDRQRITLTEEEDGRWTAHDDSRGLTAIGDTRHDALDALDEVIDAVEGDGGRPPTDEELREVGIDPEENRRRGEGEGELPDVLK; via the coding sequence ATGAGCGCCGAGACTGACCGACGACCCAACGGTGACCGCCAGCGGATAACGCTCACCGAGGAGGAGGACGGACGATGGACCGCTCACGATGATAGCCGCGGGCTGACTGCTATCGGCGATACCCGTCATGACGCGCTCGACGCGCTCGATGAAGTTATCGACGCCGTCGAGGGTGATGGTGGCCGTCCGCCGACCGACGAGGAACTTCGAGAGGTCGGAATCGACCCAGAGGAGAACCGCCGTCGCGGTGAGGGCGAGGGCGAGCTCCCCGACGTGCTCAAATGA
- a CDS encoding type II toxin-antitoxin system HicA family toxin encodes MVTRDFSGFEVAKVLANSGNFDWVRTTGDHAILKWSAPADHDTPDRTVSVPLHDRVPTGTLRSIGDDAGMNDFDEFCRWIDRNR; translated from the coding sequence ATGGTTACACGGGATTTCAGCGGCTTCGAGGTCGCAAAAGTGCTTGCCAACAGCGGGAACTTCGACTGGGTACGGACGACCGGCGACCACGCGATTCTGAAATGGAGCGCGCCGGCGGACCACGATACGCCCGACCGAACGGTGAGCGTCCCGCTCCATGACCGAGTGCCGACGGGGACGCTCCGTTCTATCGGCGATGACGCTGGGATGAACGACTTCGATGAGTTCTGCCGGTGGATTGACCGCAACCGATAA
- a CDS encoding DUF2938 domain-containing protein, whose product MNEELELVIRVALIGVGATVIMDIWALFLKHAFGISSLDNRMVGRWFGHFSHGSFMHNNIRESSPIPGERIIGWSAHYVIGITWAGILLAIWGLDWARHPTLLPALIVGLATLVAPFLIMQPGMGIGIAASKTPNPNVARLKSIAAHTVYGIGLYSSALLSALLIQP is encoded by the coding sequence ATGAACGAAGAATTAGAACTCGTTATACGTGTAGCTTTGATAGGAGTCGGTGCCACTGTCATAATGGACATCTGGGCTTTGTTTCTAAAACATGCTTTTGGAATTTCATCACTAGATAACAGAATGGTTGGCCGTTGGTTTGGTCACTTCTCACACGGGAGCTTCATGCACAACAACATTAGAGAGTCCTCTCCTATTCCTGGCGAGCGCATTATCGGATGGAGCGCTCACTATGTAATCGGTATTACTTGGGCAGGTATCTTACTAGCGATATGGGGGCTGGACTGGGCACGTCATCCAACCTTGCTACCAGCATTGATTGTCGGTCTCGCCACTTTGGTCGCCCCCTTCCTCATAATGCAGCCAGGAATGGGTATTGGCATCGCCGCTTCGAAAACCCCGAATCCGAACGTTGCTCGCCTAAAAAGCATTGCCGCCCACACAGTCTATGGTATCGGTCTGTATAGTTCCGCCTTGCTATCGGCGCTACTGATCCAACCGTAG
- a CDS encoding SDR family NAD(P)-dependent oxidoreductase, whose translation MKPQDETRDHLNRETTTSSPSSLEGTTAIVTGASSGIGEIIAERFAADGANVVICSRDQKNVDAVAKRIEESGGTALAVECDVTDREAVEALVTATVEEFGTVDVLVNNAGTRFMTDFDVISEDEWKTVIDVNLHGTYHCTQAAGKYLKEGGGTVINIGLSSAASQRGTPHLSHYSAAKAAVINLTTTLAYEWAGDDVRVNCIAPGFVATPAIESGLGISAADIDRNDVERWIALPIEIADIAQLLASPASSHIVGETITVDGVPRIEEMPER comes from the coding sequence ATGAAACCGCAAGACGAAACTCGTGACCATCTTAATCGAGAGACTACAACGAGTTCCCCATCCAGTCTCGAAGGAACCACTGCAATCGTAACGGGGGCCTCAAGTGGAATCGGGGAAATAATCGCCGAGCGATTCGCCGCTGATGGAGCCAACGTCGTGATCTGCTCTCGCGACCAGAAGAACGTCGATGCCGTCGCCAAGCGAATCGAGGAATCAGGCGGCACAGCACTCGCTGTCGAATGTGACGTGACCGACCGCGAAGCGGTGGAGGCCCTCGTCACCGCAACTGTTGAAGAATTCGGTACCGTAGATGTGCTGGTAAACAATGCCGGCACGAGGTTCATGACCGACTTCGATGTCATCTCAGAAGACGAGTGGAAGACGGTCATCGATGTCAATCTCCACGGAACGTATCACTGTACACAGGCCGCTGGCAAGTACCTCAAGGAGGGCGGTGGAACAGTAATCAATATCGGTCTCTCTAGCGCCGCAAGTCAGCGGGGAACGCCGCATCTGAGCCACTACAGCGCCGCAAAGGCAGCCGTAATCAATCTCACGACGACGCTCGCTTACGAGTGGGCGGGCGACGATGTCCGGGTTAACTGCATCGCACCAGGATTCGTCGCGACGCCAGCTATCGAATCGGGATTGGGAATCTCCGCGGCCGATATCGACCGTAACGACGTCGAACGCTGGATCGCTCTCCCAATAGAGATCGCCGATATCGCACAGCTTCTCGCCAGTCCCGCCTCGTCGCACATCGTCGGGGAGACAATCACCGTGGATGGTGTTCCTCGAATAGAGGAAATGCCCGAACGCTGA
- a CDS encoding helix-turn-helix domain-containing protein — protein sequence MAHLRLKLNAAAAEDWLADLSTTLPETTFNVSATIPMDEGLLGIVEVRTLDSKTLVSYLEEVSEMTSFEVLHEDDQMVVFQFKSRMTESYSVLLASGTVPQYPVSLQNGWYSAQLTASQERLSEYLDRLSVVEIPYEIVSLTHSYDPSEVLTERQWQVITEAVERGYYEPSRRCTLAELADVFDINKSSASKLLQRAENRIVKAFVAEATP from the coding sequence ATGGCTCATCTACGACTGAAGCTTAACGCGGCGGCAGCGGAGGACTGGTTGGCCGATCTCTCAACCACACTTCCAGAGACGACGTTCAACGTATCAGCGACGATTCCAATGGATGAAGGCTTGCTCGGAATTGTCGAAGTACGGACGCTGGACAGCAAGACACTCGTGAGCTATCTTGAAGAAGTATCGGAGATGACCTCGTTCGAAGTGCTCCATGAGGATGATCAGATGGTGGTATTTCAGTTTAAGAGCCGGATGACGGAGTCGTACAGCGTACTGTTAGCGTCTGGAACTGTTCCACAGTATCCCGTCAGCCTTCAAAACGGGTGGTATTCTGCCCAGTTGACGGCTTCACAGGAGCGGCTGTCGGAGTATTTGGATAGATTATCAGTAGTTGAGATTCCGTATGAGATTGTATCGCTGACTCACTCGTATGATCCGAGTGAGGTCCTTACGGAGCGCCAGTGGCAGGTCATCACCGAAGCAGTCGAACGCGGGTACTACGAGCCTTCTCGACGCTGCACGCTCGCCGAGTTAGCAGATGTATTTGACATCAATAAATCATCGGCAAGTAAATTGCTTCAACGGGCCGAAAACAGGATCGTCAAGGCATTCGTCGCTGAAGCGACTCCTTAG
- a CDS encoding ArsR/SmtB family transcription factor, translating to MVEQEPDDLKLDAVFQALSHPIRRAILEQLTDGPESVGNLAEPHDVSLPAVSKHLRVLEDAGLLNVEKDGLVRRCHLDAVPLSAAFGWLTQYRVFWEDRLAALADHLENENQ from the coding sequence ATGGTTGAACAGGAGCCAGACGACCTAAAGCTCGACGCGGTCTTCCAGGCGCTCTCTCACCCGATACGGCGGGCAATCCTCGAACAGTTGACCGACGGTCCAGAGAGTGTGGGCAACTTGGCCGAACCTCACGACGTTTCCCTGCCGGCTGTATCCAAGCACCTGCGCGTGCTAGAGGACGCTGGGTTACTCAACGTCGAGAAGGATGGTCTTGTTCGCCGCTGCCACCTTGATGCCGTACCGCTTTCTGCGGCGTTCGGGTGGTTGACTCAGTACCGCGTTTTCTGGGAAGACCGGTTAGCGGCACTGGCCGACCATCTGGAGAACGAAAACCAATGA